One window from the genome of Heptranchias perlo isolate sHepPer1 chromosome 22, sHepPer1.hap1, whole genome shotgun sequence encodes:
- the tekt4 gene encoding tektin-4 produces the protein MSVSEVLVTHPQVARCIPEEELPCKPYCIIKNTGLHSSSGLATAGFRTAKYIPEEWLQNNYSKYYQSFADRDTAENVRDESKFLISDREKLTHDTQAHSTKRLGERLQDIFFWKSELKREIEDLLAETELLLQQKRRLEIALDANEIALFISTDNLQNRERRQGPDLVKDRVEEELLKEVDLIRNVHGVLKRTLDQVNTQIRRNRDIKELLEMDWSDKYEAYKIDVKAGGLNDQSTNIQFHPNSSKFEDNSSTPESWAQFTHCNIYKAEQERMASINLRALVDNVLLETSEDLREQYDRVNSAFNKRLEELSDTKAKLEHHLRKILEQIAAQERNIANLKQAIKDKEAPLKVAQTRLYERTYRPNVELTRDPAQLSLICEVGEITESIVLLQAKLKEAQMSLENMENTRMTLEKEIAIKANSIFIDSVKCLKHRERYPTVIRFSGYQ, from the exons ATGTCTGTCTCAGAAGTTCTAGTAACTCATCCACAGGTTGCTCGATGCATCCCTGAAGAGGAGCTGCCTTGTAAACCTTACTGTATCATCAAGAACACGGGGCTTCATTCCTCCTCTGGTTTGGCCACCGCGGGTTTTAGGACAGCTAAGTACATCCCCGAGGAATGGCTGCAGAACAATTATTCCAAGTATTACCAGTCCTTCGCCGACCGGGACACGGCGGAAAACGTGCGGGACGAATCCAAGTTCTTGATCTCAGACAGAGAGAAGCTGACCCATGACACCCAGGCGCACTCCACCAAGAGACTGGGCGAGAGGCTGCAGGACATCTTTTTCTGGAAATCGGAACTGAAAAGGGAAATCGAGGACCTGCTGGCAGAGACGGAACTTCTGCTGCAGCAGAAAAGGCGCCTGGAGATCGCCTTGGACGCGAACGAAATCGCTCTTTTCATATCAACCGACAACCTGCAGAACAGGGAAAGGCGCCAGGGTCCGGATCTGGTCAAAGACAGGGTGGAAGAGGAGTTGCTCAAG GAAGTTGACCTGATTCGAAATGTACATGGAGTTTTGAAGAGAACTTTGGATCAGGTCAATACACAGATAAG GAGGAACAGAGATATCAAGGAACTCTTGGAGATGGATTGGTCCGATAAATATGAGGCGTATAAAATTGACGTCAAGGCTGGTGGCCTCAATGACCAGAGCACTAACATTCAGTTCCATCCAAACTCTTCCAAGTTCGAGGACAA TTCTTCTACTCCTGAATCTTGGGCACAGTTTACCCACTGTAACATTTACAAAGCTGAACAGGAGCGAATGGCTTCCATTAACCTTCGCGCTCTGGTTGACAACGTGCTGCTGGAAACTTCAGAAGATCTGCGTGAGCAGTACGATAGAGTCAACTCTGCTTTCAACAAGCGCCTGGAAGAGCTCAGTGACACAAAGGCCAAGCTGGAGCATCATCTGAGAAAG ATCCTTGAGCAGATTGCAGCCCAGGAGAGAAACATTGCCAATCTAAAACAGGCCATAAAGGACAAAGAGGCTCCACTGAAGGTAGCTCAAACTAGGCTGTACGAGAGGACCTACAGGCCCAACGTGGAACTCACCAGAGACCCTGCTCAATTAAG CTTGATATGTGAGGTCGGTGAAATCACCGAGTCCATCGTGCTTCTGCAGGCAAAACTCAAAGAAGCCCAGATGTCACTGGAGAACATGGAAAACACTCGGATGACTCTGGAGAAGGAAATCGCAATAAAAGCAAACAGCATATTTATTGATAGTGTAAAGTGCCTGAAGCACCGTGAACGATACCCAACTGTCATTAGATTCTCAGGTTatcaataa